The following are encoded together in the Candidatus Methylomirabilis oxygeniifera genome:
- a CDS encoding putative Permease YjgP/YjgQ family protein precursor (Evidence 3 : Function proposed based on presence of conserved amino acid motif, structural feature or limited homology): MPMLLLDRYLTREIAKPLVIFCGGLLLLFANFTAVRYLNRVADGIMPFQSVLPLVLVRAAVALELLLPIALHLSVVVTLGRLYTDSEMTALFSSGVSPSRIMRIVCVGSLIVAGIVAFLSIYVRPWANENRYRLEREAAADVDLNDMQPGHFYENSSGTVLFFQRRAQSSGRMREVFIQSRSEDRIRLIWADEAHYPEAVEAGAGRTLVCSGAQIYELSRDRGAVRQATSDELVLEWEKARTLSEEYKRKAAPTWQLARSASPKDIAEFQWRLSTPVAALLMGLLGFPLSRARARQGKYAKLFVSVVSYATFYNLNMMARHWVEKGVVSTVPGIWWVHLLLAILVASLLWRRTTQS; encoded by the coding sequence ATGCCCATGTTGCTACTCGATCGGTATCTGACCAGGGAGATCGCCAAGCCGCTTGTGATATTTTGCGGCGGGCTGTTATTGTTGTTCGCCAATTTTACTGCCGTCCGTTATCTCAATCGGGTAGCCGACGGCATCATGCCCTTTCAAAGCGTGCTGCCGCTGGTCCTGGTCAGGGCTGCGGTGGCACTGGAGCTCTTGCTGCCGATTGCGCTGCACCTGTCGGTTGTCGTGACGCTGGGTCGTCTCTATACCGATTCCGAAATGACCGCTCTCTTCAGCTCCGGTGTCAGCCCGTCACGAATCATGCGTATCGTGTGTGTGGGTTCTCTGATCGTGGCGGGGATCGTGGCGTTTCTGTCCATCTATGTCCGACCATGGGCCAACGAAAATCGCTATCGTCTGGAGCGCGAGGCGGCTGCGGACGTCGATCTGAACGATATGCAGCCGGGTCACTTCTACGAAAACTCCTCCGGGACTGTCCTGTTCTTTCAGCGGCGCGCCCAGAGCAGCGGTCGAATGCGGGAGGTCTTTATCCAGTCTCGTTCGGAGGATCGGATTCGGCTCATTTGGGCGGATGAGGCTCACTACCCTGAAGCTGTAGAAGCGGGCGCCGGCCGGACCCTGGTCTGTTCCGGAGCGCAGATCTACGAGCTCTCTCGAGATCGTGGCGCAGTCCGACAGGCCACATCCGACGAACTGGTTCTCGAGTGGGAGAAAGCACGGACCCTGTCGGAAGAGTACAAGCGGAAAGCCGCTCCAACCTGGCAATTAGCGCGCTCAGCTTCACCCAAGGATATCGCGGAGTTTCAATGGCGACTGTCAACCCCGGTGGCTGCCCTGCTGATGGGATTGCTAGGCTTCCCTCTCAGTCGTGCCAGGGCACGCCAAGGCAAGTACGCGAAGTTATTCGTGTCGGTCGTAAGCTATGCCACATTTTATAACCTGAACATGATGGCGAGACATTGGGTTGAAAAGGGAGTGGTGAGCACCGTTCCGGGTATCTGGTGGGTCCATCTTCTCTTAGCGATCCTGGTTGCAAGCCTGCTGTGGAGACGGACAACCCAATCGTGA
- a CDS encoding Nucleotidyl transferase, with amino-acid sequence MRCIILSAGQGRRLLPLTAEVPKCALQIGGQSIVERQITQLMKCGIDQVTVIVGFGADKVEHIIRSHFRPDQATTLYNPFFAVSDNLASCWLARHLMTEDFILLNGDTLFEPAILQSLLDTPLEPITLVIDRKPAYDDDDMKVMVEERQALRIGKTLSPEQSHGESIGMTLFRGSGPNLFSDAIERAVRKPDALTWWYLSVINELAQTGLVWTCPVEGLKWAEVDCLADLEYARKLAVL; translated from the coding sequence ATGAGGTGTATCATATTGAGTGCAGGTCAAGGCCGACGCCTGCTCCCGCTGACGGCGGAGGTTCCGAAATGCGCTCTTCAGATCGGGGGCCAATCGATCGTCGAGCGGCAAATCACCCAGTTGATGAAGTGCGGCATCGACCAAGTGACTGTCATCGTGGGTTTCGGGGCCGACAAGGTGGAGCACATCATACGCAGTCATTTCCGGCCGGACCAGGCGACAACCCTGTATAATCCCTTTTTTGCCGTGAGCGATAATCTGGCCAGTTGCTGGCTGGCCCGTCACCTGATGACCGAGGACTTTATTCTGCTGAACGGCGATACCCTGTTCGAGCCGGCTATTCTTCAATCTCTCCTGGATACGCCGCTTGAGCCGATCACACTCGTCATAGACCGTAAACCGGCGTATGACGATGACGATATGAAGGTGATGGTAGAAGAACGTCAAGCGCTCAGAATCGGGAAGACCTTGAGTCCGGAACAGTCTCATGGAGAGTCGATCGGTATGACGCTGTTCCGCGGAAGCGGGCCGAACCTCTTCTCCGACGCTATTGAGCGTGCGGTGCGAAAACCCGACGCCCTGACGTGGTGGTATCTCTCGGTCATTAACGAACTGGCGCAGACAGGTCTGGTCTGGACCTGTCCCGTCGAGGGTCTGAAGTGGGCCGAAGTGGACTGTCTCGCCGACCTTGAGTATGCCAGAAAACTGGCCGTCTTGTGA